The following coding sequences lie in one Musa acuminata AAA Group cultivar baxijiao chromosome BXJ3-1, Cavendish_Baxijiao_AAA, whole genome shotgun sequence genomic window:
- the LOC135628374 gene encoding uncharacterized protein LOC135628374: MASHAIEHHRKGAEVYHGDDVCREKTMQLLRELGLPSGLLPLEDIEEVGYNHDDGFVWLTQKKKMNHMFEEIKQLVSYAAEVTAFVEERKLKKITGVKARELLIWFTVVEVCVNDHSSGKKITFRTSTGLSETFPESAFEIDLHD, translated from the coding sequence ATGGCATCCCATGCCATCGAGCATCACCGCAAGGGCGCCGAGGTCTACCACGGAGACGACGTCTGCAGGGAGAAGACGATGCAGCTGCTCCGAGAGCTCGGCCTCCCCAGTGGCCTGCTGCCGTTGGAGGACATAGAAGAGGTCGGCTACAACCACGACGACGGCTTCGTGTGGCTgacacagaagaagaagatgaaccaCATGTTCGAGGAGATCAAGCAGCTGGTGTCATACGCCGCCGAGGTGACCGCCTTCGTGGAGGAGCGCAAGCTGAAGAAGATAACCGGCGTGAAGGCCAGGGAGCTGCTTATCTGGTTCACCGTCGTCGAGGTCTGCGTCAACGACCACTCCTCCGGGAAGAAGATCACCTTCAGGACTTCCACCGGGCTATCGGAGACCTTCCCGGAGTCTGCTTTCGAGATCGATCTCCACGATTGA
- the LOC135628681 gene encoding transcription factor bHLH84-like — protein MEFGGLVSEGSWSCFDSEVMTHLCDSHHFAEEQDQGLSMVTPAMLCSDHSSHSYSSYWPQYNSSSFLPLADYGGYSICTGEEQITAPSFPGDQFNLEVGGLFEKPPFPLLPCDHNAEATKKRVTTSELKMPEMTGSGDGHTVSPNKKARAAASVPKKRKNPQPKKAQRTVATANEEEGNGELNSQSSSCYSSEEDCNGSQELLGSGITSSSSKATAGRGSSTDPQSLYARKRRERINERLRTLQSLVPNGTKVDLSTMLEEAVEYVKFLHLQIKLLSSDDLWMYAPIAYNGMSVGFDLNISP, from the exons ATGGAGTTTGGAGGCTTGGTCTCTGAAGGAAGTTGGAGCTGCTTCGACTCCGAGGTGATGACACACCTCTGCGACtcccaccattttgctgaggagcAAGATCAAGGCCTGAGCATGGTGACGCCTGCCATGCTCTGTTCTGATCACAGCTCCCATTCATACTCTTCCTACTGGCCTCAATACAATTCTAGTAGTTTTCTTCCTCTCGCCGACTACGGAGGCTACAGCATTTGCACTGGTGAGGAGCAGATCACCGCGCCATCCTTCCCGGGGGATCAATTCAATCTCGAAGTCGGAGGCTTGTTCGAGAAGCCGCCATTTCCCCTTCTTCCCTGTGATCACAACGCCGAGGCCACCAAGAAAAGAGTCACTACAAGTGAGCTTAAGATGCCGGAGATGACAGGAAGCGGGGATGGCCACACCGTCAGCCCCAACAAGAAGGCTCGGGCCGCCGCATCG GTGCCTAAGAAGAGGAAGAATCCACAACCCAAGAAAGCTCAGAGGACCGTTGCCACTGCCAATGAAGAAGAAGGCAATGGCGAGCTGAACTCACAAAGCTCCAGCTGCTACAGCTCGGAGGAGGACTGCAATGGTTCTCAGGAGCTGCTGGGTTCTGGCATCACAAGTTCTAGCTCGAAAGCAACAGCTGGTCGGGGTTCATCTACCGATCCCCAAAGCCTTTACGCGAGG AAGAGGAGAGAAAGAATCAATGAGAGGCTGAGGACGTTACAGAGCCTGGTTCCAAATGGAACGAAA GTAGATCTCAGCACAATGCTTGAAGAAGCAGTTGAGTACGTGAAGTTCCTGCATCTCCAAATCAAG CTTTTGAGTTCTGATGACCTGTGGATGTATGCTCCTATCGCTTACAATGGGATGAGCGTCGGATTCGATCTAAATATCTCTCCATAG